A region of the Variovorax sp. 54 genome:
TGTGCGATCTTGGCGGGTAGCAGTTTTTCAAGCCAGCTCATAAGACTCCGGAATTAGCTCCCCTGTCCCGCATGCGCGACAGGGGCTGGGGGTGAGGGCAACCGAGATTATCGGCCAGCCGCATTCTTGGGGGTAGCTGCCGGCAGGGCGTCCAGTGCTTCGCGGATGCCGGCGAGGAATTCGCGCACCACCGGCACCACCTTGTTGCGTGGCTGGTCTTCAATGAGTTGAATGATCTTCGTGCCGATGACGACCGCATCGGCCGCCGAGCCGACGGCCTGCGCCGTGCGCGCGTCGCGGATGCCGAAGCCCACGCCGACGGGGATGCTCACGTGCTCGCGGATGCGCGGGATCATGCGCCCGACCGCCTCGGTGTCGAGGTGGCCGGCGCCGGTCACGCCCTTGAGCGACACGTAGTACACGTAGCCGCTCGCGATGCGCGCCACCTGCGCCATGCGCTCGGCGGTGCTCGTGGGGGCCAGCAGGAAGATCAGGTCGATGCCGGCGGCCTTCAGGTCGGCGGCGAAGTCCTCGCATTCCTCGGGCGGGTAGTCGACGACCAGCAGGCCATCGACGCCGGCCGCGGCCGCGTCGCGGATGAAGGCCTTCTTGCCGTGCACGAGGTCGTAGCGCTCGACTGGGTTGGCGTAGCCCATGAGCACGACCGGCGTGGTCGTGTCCTGGGTGCGGAACGCCGCCACCATGGCGAGCACCTGCTTCATGCCGACACCCAGCGCCAGCGCGGCTTCGCCGGCTTTCTGGATCACGGGGCCGTCGGCCATCGGGTCGGAGAAGGGCACGCCCAGCTCGATCACGTCGGCACCGGCCTCGACCATGCCGTGCATGAGTTCGGGCGTGATGTCGGCAAACGGGAAGCCTGCGGTGACGTAGGGAATCAGGGCCTTGCGGCCCTGCGCCTCAAGCGTCTTGAAGGTGGCGGCAATGCGGCTCATCACTTGCCTCCCTTCACGCTCAGGCCGCGCATCGAGGGGCGGTCGTAGAAATCGACGCCCGACAGGTCGGCGACGGTGCCGATGTCCTTGTCGCCGCGGCCCGAAAGGTTGACCAGGATCGACTGGTCGGGGCGCATAGTCTTGGCGAGTTTCATGGCGTAGGCCACGGCGTGGCTGGATTCGAGCGCGGGAATGATGCCCTCCGTGCGACACAGATAGTGAAAGGCTTCGAGCGCCTCCATGTCGGTGATGCCGACATACTCGGCGCGGCCGATGTCGGCCAGGTAGGCGTGCTCGGGGCCGACGCCCGGGTAGTCGAGGCCTGCGCTGATGCTGTGCGTCTCGGTGATCTGGCCGTCGTCGTTCTGCAGCAGGTAGGTGCGATTGCCGTGCAGCACGCCCGGGCTGCCGCGCAGGATCGAGGCCGAGTGCTTGCCGCTGTCGAGCCCTTCGCCGGCCGCTTCGACGCCGATCAGGCGCGTGTTGGCGAACGGAATGTAGGGGTGGAAGATGCCCATGGCATTGCTGCCGCCGCCCACGCAGGCGACCACCACGTCGGGCTGCTTGCCCTCGGCTTCGCCGGTGATGCCGTCGGCCGCGAGCATGGCGGGCATCTGGTCGATGCACTCGGTGCCGATCACGCTCTGGAAGTCGCGCACCATGGTCGGGTAGGGGTGCGGCCCCGCCACCGTGCCGATGATGTAGAAGGTGTTTTCGACGTTCGTGACCCAGTCGCGCATCGCTTCGTTGAGCGCGTCCTTCAGCGTCTTGCTGCCCGATTCGACGGGCACCACGGTCGCGCCCAGCAGGTTCATGCGGTAGACGTTGGGGCTCTGGCGCTTCACGTCCTGGCTGCCCATGTAGACCACGCATTCGAGGCCGTAGCGCGCGCAGATGGTGGCGGTGGCCACGCCGTGCTGGCCGGCACCGGTTTCGGCGATCACGCGGGGCTTGCCCATGCGGCGCGCGAGCATCGCCTGGCCGATCACGTTGTTGATCTTGTGCGCGCCGGTGTGGTTGAGGTCTTCGCGCTTCAGGTAGATCTGCGCGCCGCCCATTTCACGGCTGGTGCGTGCGGCGTGGTAGATCGGCGAGGGGCGGCCGACGAAGTGCTTCAGTTCGTAGTGGAACTCGGCCAGGAAGGCCGGGTCGTCCTTGAACTTCGCATACGCGTCGCGCAGTTCGTTGATCGCGTGGGTGAGCGTTTCGCTCGCGAAGGTCCCGCCGTAGTTGCCGAAGTGGCCGCTGGCGTCGGGTTGCTGGTAATCCTGGAAATTGCTTTGCATGGTTCTCTCGATCGTTGGGCCGCAGCCCGAATGACGATCGGGTGCGGCGGCTAACTAGAGAAGGACGTGTCGGCGGCTCTTACGGCGGCGACGAATTGCCGGATCTTTCCGGCGTCCTTCAGGCCCTTGTTCCCCGGGCCGTCGATTTCGACGCCCGAGCTCACATCAACGGACAGCGTCTTGCAGCGCGTCCGCAGGCTGTGAATGCCATCGCTCACGTTTGCAGGTGTGAGCCCACCACTCAAGACGAGGTGAGCGTCGACGGCGGGTGGAAGAAGTGACCAATCGAAAGCCTTGCCGCCTCCGCCATAACCTTCGACATGGGCGTCGAGCAGGATGGCCTGGGCGTGGGAGTAATCGGACGCGTATTTTACGAGGTCGAAGCCGGCCCCGGCCGCACCGAGCGGAATGCGGGCGGCGCGCATGTAACGAAAGGCCCCCGGACCGGTGGCTTCCTCACATTGCTCGGGCGTCTCTTCGCCGTGGAACTGCGCGATGGCGCCTTTCACACGGGCCAGCGATGCTATGACTTCAGTAGCAGTCTCGTTCACGAACAGCAGCACGGGCGTGATGAAGGGCGGCAGGCGCGAGGCCAGTTCGGCGGCGCGCTCGACGCTCACGGCGCGCGGGCTCTTCGGATAGAGCACGAAGCCGATCGCGTCGGCGCCGGCTTCCACCGCCGCGTCCACGTCGGCCTCACGTGTGAGGCCACAGATCTTGATGCGGGTGCGCGGGGCGAGGAAGGCGGGGGATGTCATGGCGGGCCATCATACGAAGCCCGGTCGCCCTGGAACGTGGCCTCGGCCGGCAGACCCCACTTGGCGTCGTACAACGGGCCGAGGAAGTACAGGCCGTCGGCGGAGAAGGTGGGCGCCGCGACCTTGCGGCTGCGCGCCTCGAGCACCTCGGTGATCCATTCAGGCCGTTCGTCGCCGCGGCCGATGCGCACGAGGCTGCCCATCAGGTTGCGGATCATGTGGTGCAGGAAGGCGTCGGCCTCGAATTCGAAGTGCCAGCGGCAGCGTTCGCCGTCGCCCAAGCGCGTGATCTCGAGGCGCCGCAGGTCCTTGACCGGCGAGAGGGCCTGGCAGGCCGAGGCGCGGAACGAGCTGAAGTCGTGACGGCCCACCAGCAGCGCCGCAGCGGTGCGCATCGCATCGCCATCGAGCGGGTACATCGACCAGCCGACCCGGCCCGCATCGAGGCTGGGCCGCACGGGCGACTGCGAGAGCACGTAGACGTAGCGACGCGCCAGGGCACTGGCGCGGCAATGGAATTCGGCGGGTACCGGGTGCGCCCACTGCACCGCGATGTCGTCGGGAAGGTAGCGGTTGGTGCCGCGCATCCAGGAGAAGGGGTCGCGCTCGATGTCGGTGTCGAAGTGCACCACCTGCATGAGCCCGTGCACGCCGGCGTCGGTGCGGCCGGCGCACAGCGTGCCGACCCTGCTGCCGGCGGGCAGCCCGGCGAACTTCGCGAGGGCTGCTTCGAGCTTGTCCTGCACCGTGCGGCCCGAGCGCTGGCTCTGCCAGCCCTCGTATGCCTGGCCGTTGTAGCGGATGCCGAGTGCCAGCCTCACGAAGCGATCAGAAGGGCAGTCGGCAACCGGCTCAGCGCAGTTCGGCGAGCAGTTGCTTGGCTTGCGACTTGAGGTCGCCAGCGCTTTCGGCTTCGACTTCCTCGACCAGCGAGCGCGCGCCTTCGACGTCGCCGATGGCCTGCAGTTCGCGGGCCAGCGAGAGCTTCACGGCGTGCGGGTTGTCGTCGCCGTCGTCGTCCAGCGCGGACGGCGAGGTGGCCACAGCCGCAGAGCGCGGAGCTTCAGCGACGGCGGAGCGGGCCGGCAGGCCGGCGAGGGCGCTCATGTCGAACTCGATGAAGCCCGAATCAGCGGGCAGCGTGTCACGCAGCATGGCTGGGCGGGTGTTGTGCTCCGCGTCGTTCAGCGACGAGGGGCGCGTGTGGGCGGTCAGCGCGCCGGGGGCCGTGTCGAAATCGTTCTCGAGGTCGACAGGTGCCACGGCATGGCCGTTGCTCAGCGGGGCCGGTGCGGCCGTCGGCGCGTAGACCGACTTCGGCAGGCTGGCACCCACCGGCGCAGGCGCCGGTGCGGGCGGCTGGGTCAGGTCGAGGTCGAAGTCCAGCGGCGCGACCGAGGGCATGAAGGCCGGCGGGGCCGACGCGACGGGCGGTGCGGCCGGGGGCGGCGGTGCCACGACGGCTGCTGCGGCTGCGACAGCCGGCTTGGCCGCGGCTGCCAGTGCGCCTGCGAACGCGGCGGTTTCGGCCTGGCTGGCGCCACGCGCGGTGCCCGTGCCCGATTCGTACAGCGGATTGCCCGGATCGAGGTCCTTGCCCATGTCGACCACGCGGTTCCATTCGGAGCCGGCGCCGTTGGTCAGCTTGTGCACTTCGGTGGCCAGGCCGTCGAAGGCGCGCACGTCGCGGCGCTTGGCGTGGATCTCGAGCAGCTTGAGGTGGATCGCGGTGCGGTCCGGGTTCAGGCGCAGCGCTTCACGCAGGATTTCCTCGGCCTGCAGATCGCGGCCGTAGGCGAGGTACACGTCGGCTTCGGCGACCGGGTCGACATCGCCCGCGTCGAGCTGGCTCGGCGAGTACGACAGCGACGACACGGTGGAGTCGCCGCGGTTCTTGGTGTCGACCGATTCGCCGCCGCTGGCGCCGAAGAACGAGTCCTTGGGAATGCGGCTCTCGAGGAACACGCTTTCGCTCATCTCTTCGCGACGGCGGCCCAGCACGCGGTACAGCAGGAAGCCGATCAGCAGCGCGATCAGCGCGGCGCCCGCGAGCATCAGCGGGTTGTCGAGCAGTTCGTCGAGGAAGCTGCGCTCCGGCGGGGGCGGTGGCGGCGAGGCCTTCACCACCGGCTTGGGCGCGACGATGGGGGCAGCGGCGGCCGCGGCGCTGGCAGCGGCCGCCACGGGGAGGGCGGCTGCGTCGGTGGCGGACGGTGCGGCTGCTGCGGCGGGTGCAGCAGCAGAGGCCGCGGCGACAGGGGGCGTTGCAGCGGGAGCGGCTGGTGCAGCGACCGGAGCTGGCGTTGCCGGTGCGGTGGCAGCGGCTGCGGGGGCAGCGACAGGAGCAGGAGCAGCCGGGGCCGCCGGCGTCGTGGCGCCGGTCAACGGCGCGGGAACGGCGATGCCGGGCGTGGTGGCCGGCGCTGCAGGCGCGGTGGCGGCAGCGGACGATCCGGTGCCGGTGCCGGCACCGGCCTTGAGCTTGTTCAGCTCGTTGATGTTCTTCGAAAGCTCGGCGACGCGGTTGCTGCTGTCCTGCGCCTGGCGGGCCTGCGCGACCTTTTCGTCGGCGGCGCGTGCGGCGGCGTTGCCTTGCGACACCGTGAGCTTGTCGGGTGCGCTGGCGGCGGCGTTGCGGTCTTCCACGCTGGCCTGCAGCTTGCCCGAGGCCTGGCGGCTCGCGGCGGCCACGTTGGTGGTCGGGGCGTTTTCGGCGAGGCGCTGGCGGTAGCTGCCGAAGTCGCGGCTTTGCGCGGTGATCGTGCGGCGTGCGTCGGCGGCTGGCACGGCACTCGCTGCGGCAGCGTTCGGCAGGTCGAGCACGGCACCGGCCTTCATCCGGTTGACGTTGCCGCCGACGAAGGCGTCGGGGTTGGCGTTCAGCAGTGCGACCAGCATCTGGTCGAGCGACACATCGGCGGGCTTGTGAGCGGAGGCGATCTTGCCGGCGGTGTCGCCACGGCGCGTTGTGACTTGCTCGCCACTGCCGCCACTGGGCGCGGCGACGGCGGCACGTGCCGGCGCAGGAGCCGGTGCGGCAGCAGGGGCCGGCGCAGCCGCAGCGGGTGCGGGCGTTGCGGCAACTGCGGGCGCAGGCTCGCGGCGCACGCGCGGGGCCGGCGCGGGGCGCTCGACCGGCGTGGCGATCTGCGGTGCGATGGGCGCGACCGGTGCGGCTGCCGCCTGGCGCGTGGCCGGCGGATCGAGCAGCACGGTGTAGTCGCGCACGATGCGGCCCGAGGCGCCATTGGCTTCGAGCAGCAGGTCGATGAAGGGGTCGTTGAGCGGGCGGTTGCCGGCCAGGCGCACCACGTATTGGCCACCGGCGCGGCGTTGCAGCGTGGCTTTCACGTCGCCCAGGGCCGCGTTGTACGGGATGCCCGCGTTCTTGAAGGCTTCGGCCGTGGCGATGTTGATCTTCAGGCCTTCCGCTTCATTGGCAGCCATTTCGGTGACATCGATCTCGGCGCGCAAGGGTTCGCCCAGTGCCGACTGCACCCGCAGCGGCCCGAGCGCGAAAGCGCTGGCGTCAGGGCTGGCGAGCCCCAGCGTCAGGGCGGCGGCAGCGCCCAGGATGGAAAGGCGCCAGCCATTTGACGGCAGGGCGGGGCGGGCGGCCGAAGGGCGGGCCGCGGGCAACAGATGTCTTGTCATGCTGATAGGGGCGGCTCAGGCCCTGAATTTGTAAGAGGACGTTAGCATCATCAACATGCACTGACAAGGCAATGCGCCTGATCTACCCAGTGCGCGCATACTTCCGATGACATCCAGTGTTGCCTTTCGGCAACATTTTTGTATTCCAAGGCCCTGAGCTGCCCGCATCAGGCTTCGAGCAGGATGCGCAGCATGCGGCGCAGCGGTTCGGCGGCGCCCCACAGCAGCTGGTCGCCGATGGTGAAGGCGCCGACATACTCGGGGCCCATTGCCAGCTTGCGGATGCGGCCGACCGGGATGTCCATGGTGCCGGTCACGGCCACAGGCGTCAGGTCCTTGACCGTGGCTTCGCGCGTGTTCGGCACGACCTTGGCCCAGGGGTTGTCGGCGGAGATCATCGCTTCGATGTCGGCCACCGGCACGTCCTTCTTCAGCTTGAAGGTCAGCGCCTGGCTGTGGCAACGCATCGCGCCGATGCGCACGCAGAAGCCGTCCACCGGCGTGGCGGCGGTACCGAAGCCCGCGCCCTGGCCGAGGATCTTGTTGGTCTCGGCGCCGCCCTTCCACTCTTCCTTGGACATGCCGTCGCCCAGGTCCTTGTCGATCCAGGGGATCAGCGAGCCGCCCAGCGGCGCGCCGAAGTTGGCGATTTCGGAGGCGCTCAGGTTCTGCTGCTTGTGCAGCACCTTGCGGTCGATCTCGAGGATGGCCGACTTCGGGTCGTCGAGCAGCGCGCGCACTTCGGCGTTCAGGGTGCCGAACTGGGTCAGCAGCTCGCGCATGTGCTGCGCGCCGCCGCCCGAGGCTGCCTGGTAGGTCATGCTGGTCATCCACTCGACCAAGCCGGCCTTGTAGAGGGCGCCCACGCCCATGAGCATGCAGCTCACGGTGCAGTTGCCGCCGACCCAGTTCTTGCCGCCCTTGGCGAGCGCGTTCTGGATCACGGGCAGGTTGACGGGGTCGAGCACGATGATCGCGTCATCGTTCATGCGCAGCGTGGAGGCCGCGTCGATCCAGTGGCCGTTCCAGCCGGCGGCGCGCAGCTTGGGGAACACCTCGCTGGTGTAGTCGCCGCCCTGGCAGGTGATGACGATGTCGCACTTCTTCAGTGCCTCGATGTCGTTCGCATCCTTCAACGCGGTTTCGTTCTTGGCCATCGCCGGGGCCTTGCCGCCGGCGTTGGAGGTCGAGAAGAAGACCGGCTCGATGAGGCCGAAGTCGCCTTCGGCCTGCATGCGGTCCATGAGGACCGAGCCGACCATGCCACGCCAGCCTACAAGGCCGACCAGAGGTTGCTTGGATGCGTTCGCCATTTCAGTTTGCCCTTAGTGAAGAAAGAAAAAATCAGTCTTTTTTGCCCCCGACTCGTCGGCCGGGGGAGGGCGTGACGAAGCGGGCTGCGGTTAGCCGGTAATCGTCTTTTTGGTGATGGCTGCTACGACCGCGTCGCCCATTTCGCGGGTGCCGACGCGCTTCGTGCCTTCGGACCAGATGTCGCCCGTGCGCAGCCCGGAGGCAAGCACGTGCTTGACCGCCGACTCGATTCGGTCGGCAGCTTCGGGTTGGTTCAGGGAGAAGCGGAGCATCATGGCAGCGGACAGGATTGTAGCCAAAGGATTGGCAACCCCTTTGCCGGCAATGTCTGGCGCGCTGCCGTGGCTCGGTTCGTACAGGCCCTGGTTGCTCGCATTGAGCGAGGCCGAGGGCAGCATGCCGATGGAGCCGGTGAGCATCGCGGCCTCGTCCGAGAGGATGTCGCCGAACATGTTGCCGGTGACGACCACGTCGAACTTCTTGGGCGCCTTCACGAGCTGCATGGCCGCGTTGTCGACGTACATGTGGTCGAGTTCGACGTCCGGATATTCCTTGCCGACCTCGGTCACGATGTCCTTCCAGAACTGGAAGGTCTCGAGCACGTTGGCCTTGTCCACGCTGGTCACGCGCTTGCTGCGCTTGCGAGCGGCCTCGAAGGCCACGCGGGCGATGCGCTCGACCTCGGGGCGCGAGTAGCGCATCGTGTCGAAGGCTTCTTCAGCGCCCGGGAAGTGACCGTCGGTGGCGATGCGGCGGCCGCGCGGCTGGCCGAAGTAGATGTCGCCGGTCAGCTCGCGGATGATGAGGATGTCCAGGCCCGCGATCAGCTCGGGCTTCAGGCTCGAGGCGTCCACCAGCTGCTCGTAGCAGATGGCCGGACGGAAGTTCGCGAACAGGCCCAGGTTCTTGCGCAGCCCCAGGATGGCCTGCTCGGGACGCAGCGGGCGGTCGAGCTTGTCGTACTTCCAGTCGCCGACGGCGCCGAACAGCACCGCGTCGGATGCCTTCGCGAGCGCGAGCGTCGACTCCGGCAGCGGATGACCGTGCGCCTCGTAGGCCGCACCGCCGACGAGCGCCGACTCCATCTCGAACTTCAGGTCGAGGACTTCGAGCACCCTGACGGCTTCCGCCACGATTTCGGTGCCGATGCCGTCACCCGGGAGAACTGCGATTTTCATAAGTTGGTCTGAGGTTTTTTGAAAACGGAAATGCGGTGAACGCTCACGAGATCATCGTGTGCGCGAGCCAGGGCTTCTGCGCCAGGCGCTCGGTCTCGAAGGCCTTGATCTTGTCCTTGTGGCGCAGCGTCAGGCCGATGTCGTCCAGCCCGTTGATCAGGCAGTACTTGCGGAAGGCCTGCACGTCGAACGAGAGTTCGCCGCCGTCCGGCTTCACGACCACCTGGCGCTCCAGGTCGATGGTCAGCGCGTAGCCGGGGAAGGCCAACGCTTCGTCGAACAGCTGCGCAACCTGCGCTTCGCTCAGCACGATCGGCAGCAGGCCGTTCTTGAAGCTGTTGTTGAAGAAGATGTCGGCGTAGCTCGGCGCA
Encoded here:
- the trpA gene encoding tryptophan synthase subunit alpha, with amino-acid sequence MSRIAATFKTLEAQGRKALIPYVTAGFPFADITPELMHGMVEAGADVIELGVPFSDPMADGPVIQKAGEAALALGVGMKQVLAMVAAFRTQDTTTPVVLMGYANPVERYDLVHGKKAFIRDAAAAGVDGLLVVDYPPEECEDFAADLKAAGIDLIFLLAPTSTAERMAQVARIASGYVYYVSLKGVTGAGHLDTEAVGRMIPRIREHVSIPVGVGFGIRDARTAQAVGSAADAVVIGTKIIQLIEDQPRNKVVPVVREFLAGIREALDALPAATPKNAAGR
- the trpB gene encoding tryptophan synthase subunit beta is translated as MQSNFQDYQQPDASGHFGNYGGTFASETLTHAINELRDAYAKFKDDPAFLAEFHYELKHFVGRPSPIYHAARTSREMGGAQIYLKREDLNHTGAHKINNVIGQAMLARRMGKPRVIAETGAGQHGVATATICARYGLECVVYMGSQDVKRQSPNVYRMNLLGATVVPVESGSKTLKDALNEAMRDWVTNVENTFYIIGTVAGPHPYPTMVRDFQSVIGTECIDQMPAMLAADGITGEAEGKQPDVVVACVGGGSNAMGIFHPYIPFANTRLIGVEAAGEGLDSGKHSASILRGSPGVLHGNRTYLLQNDDGQITETHSISAGLDYPGVGPEHAYLADIGRAEYVGITDMEALEAFHYLCRTEGIIPALESSHAVAYAMKLAKTMRPDQSILVNLSGRGDKDIGTVADLSGVDFYDRPSMRGLSVKGGK
- a CDS encoding phosphoribosylanthranilate isomerase; translation: MTSPAFLAPRTRIKICGLTREADVDAAVEAGADAIGFVLYPKSPRAVSVERAAELASRLPPFITPVLLFVNETATEVIASLARVKGAIAQFHGEETPEQCEEATGPGAFRYMRAARIPLGAAGAGFDLVKYASDYSHAQAILLDAHVEGYGGGGKAFDWSLLPPAVDAHLVLSGGLTPANVSDGIHSLRTRCKTLSVDVSSGVEIDGPGNKGLKDAGKIRQFVAAVRAADTSFSS
- the truA gene encoding tRNA pseudouridine(38-40) synthase TruA, whose amino-acid sequence is MRLALGIRYNGQAYEGWQSQRSGRTVQDKLEAALAKFAGLPAGSRVGTLCAGRTDAGVHGLMQVVHFDTDIERDPFSWMRGTNRYLPDDIAVQWAHPVPAEFHCRASALARRYVYVLSQSPVRPSLDAGRVGWSMYPLDGDAMRTAAALLVGRHDFSSFRASACQALSPVKDLRRLEITRLGDGERCRWHFEFEADAFLHHMIRNLMGSLVRIGRGDERPEWITEVLEARSRKVAAPTFSADGLYFLGPLYDAKWGLPAEATFQGDRASYDGPP
- a CDS encoding FimV/HubP family polar landmark protein — protein: MTRHLLPAARPSAARPALPSNGWRLSILGAAAALTLGLASPDASAFALGPLRVQSALGEPLRAEIDVTEMAANEAEGLKINIATAEAFKNAGIPYNAALGDVKATLQRRAGGQYVVRLAGNRPLNDPFIDLLLEANGASGRIVRDYTVLLDPPATRQAAAAPVAPIAPQIATPVERPAPAPRVRREPAPAVAATPAPAAAAPAPAAAPAPAPARAAVAAPSGGSGEQVTTRRGDTAGKIASAHKPADVSLDQMLVALLNANPDAFVGGNVNRMKAGAVLDLPNAAAASAVPAADARRTITAQSRDFGSYRQRLAENAPTTNVAAASRQASGKLQASVEDRNAAASAPDKLTVSQGNAAARAADEKVAQARQAQDSSNRVAELSKNINELNKLKAGAGTGTGSSAAATAPAAPATTPGIAVPAPLTGATTPAAPAAPAPVAAPAAAATAPATPAPVAAPAAPAATPPVAAASAAAPAAAAAPSATDAAALPVAAAASAAAAAAPIVAPKPVVKASPPPPPPERSFLDELLDNPLMLAGAALIALLIGFLLYRVLGRRREEMSESVFLESRIPKDSFFGASGGESVDTKNRGDSTVSSLSYSPSQLDAGDVDPVAEADVYLAYGRDLQAEEILREALRLNPDRTAIHLKLLEIHAKRRDVRAFDGLATEVHKLTNGAGSEWNRVVDMGKDLDPGNPLYESGTGTARGASQAETAAFAGALAAAAKPAVAAAAAVVAPPPPAAPPVASAPPAFMPSVAPLDFDLDLTQPPAPAPAPVGASLPKSVYAPTAAPAPLSNGHAVAPVDLENDFDTAPGALTAHTRPSSLNDAEHNTRPAMLRDTLPADSGFIEFDMSALAGLPARSAVAEAPRSAAVATSPSALDDDGDDNPHAVKLSLARELQAIGDVEGARSLVEEVEAESAGDLKSQAKQLLAELR
- the asd gene encoding aspartate-semialdehyde dehydrogenase: MANASKQPLVGLVGWRGMVGSVLMDRMQAEGDFGLIEPVFFSTSNAGGKAPAMAKNETALKDANDIEALKKCDIVITCQGGDYTSEVFPKLRAAGWNGHWIDAASTLRMNDDAIIVLDPVNLPVIQNALAKGGKNWVGGNCTVSCMLMGVGALYKAGLVEWMTSMTYQAASGGGAQHMRELLTQFGTLNAEVRALLDDPKSAILEIDRKVLHKQQNLSASEIANFGAPLGGSLIPWIDKDLGDGMSKEEWKGGAETNKILGQGAGFGTAATPVDGFCVRIGAMRCHSQALTFKLKKDVPVADIEAMISADNPWAKVVPNTREATVKDLTPVAVTGTMDIPVGRIRKLAMGPEYVGAFTIGDQLLWGAAEPLRRMLRILLEA
- the leuB gene encoding 3-isopropylmalate dehydrogenase — its product is MKIAVLPGDGIGTEIVAEAVRVLEVLDLKFEMESALVGGAAYEAHGHPLPESTLALAKASDAVLFGAVGDWKYDKLDRPLRPEQAILGLRKNLGLFANFRPAICYEQLVDASSLKPELIAGLDILIIRELTGDIYFGQPRGRRIATDGHFPGAEEAFDTMRYSRPEVERIARVAFEAARKRSKRVTSVDKANVLETFQFWKDIVTEVGKEYPDVELDHMYVDNAAMQLVKAPKKFDVVVTGNMFGDILSDEAAMLTGSIGMLPSASLNASNQGLYEPSHGSAPDIAGKGVANPLATILSAAMMLRFSLNQPEAADRIESAVKHVLASGLRTGDIWSEGTKRVGTREMGDAVVAAITKKTITG
- the leuD gene encoding 3-isopropylmalate dehydratase small subunit, which produces MQKFTVHKGLVAPMDRENVDTDAIIPKQFLKSIKKTGFGVNLFDEWRYLDAGFPGQDPASRKPNPDFVLNQPRYAGASVLLARKNFGCGSSREHAPWALDQYGFRAIIAPSYADIFFNNSFKNGLLPIVLSEAQVAQLFDEALAFPGYALTIDLERQVVVKPDGGELSFDVQAFRKYCLINGLDDIGLTLRHKDKIKAFETERLAQKPWLAHTMIS